A part of Desulfomicrobium baculatum DSM 4028 genomic DNA contains:
- a CDS encoding dual CXXC motif small (seleno)protein — protein MPGQNEFRTRLRCTKCHGMLQVRRTURAVELRCKSCGATFGLQEFGTNLDDLLEEYLANFPCDRV, from the coding sequence ATGCCCGGTCAAAACGAATTCCGGACACGGCTGCGTTGCACGAAATGCCACGGCATGCTGCAGGTCCGTCGCACCTGACGGGCCGTGGAGCTTCGCTGCAAGTCTTGCGGCGCTACCTTTGGATTGCAGGAGTTTGGCACCAATCTTGACGACCTGCTGGAAGAGTATCTGGCCAATTTTCCCTGCGACAGGGTCTAG
- a CDS encoding HDOD domain-containing protein encodes MDKLSFDLPGISPVGLDLITLLNTSNATVKQIAAQAKLDPVIFGNIIACANSPMYHEANNSTDILTSLVRLGQREIKRIVYQVVLRSAFFHESSEISGILRRIWQQSLTANVFMQKFVSSVPDAYALDAEGMECIECLGLIHNIGYVVLLVNFQDRFQEFFTRDDEQDLPSFFEEERLWFDGFDHFSAGHAVLKTWGFPLPLCEVVAQYGFENHVFKGRYPELHNLLRLSRHVIMITESNFHPKKPADFWLNGTELPSAEVDYEQIIDDVRQCVQSIEGAFA; translated from the coding sequence ATGGACAAACTCAGTTTTGATCTTCCCGGTATCAGCCCGGTCGGTCTTGACCTCATTACGTTGCTGAACACATCGAATGCCACGGTCAAACAGATCGCGGCCCAGGCCAAGCTTGACCCGGTCATCTTTGGCAATATCATCGCTTGCGCAAACTCGCCCATGTATCACGAGGCCAACAATTCCACTGATATCCTGACCTCCCTGGTCCGTCTGGGGCAGCGGGAAATCAAGCGCATCGTGTACCAGGTCGTGCTCAGATCGGCGTTCTTCCATGAATCCTCGGAAATCAGCGGAATCCTGCGCCGGATCTGGCAACAGAGTCTGACCGCCAACGTGTTCATGCAGAAATTCGTCTCCTCCGTTCCGGACGCCTACGCCCTTGATGCCGAGGGCATGGAATGCATCGAATGTCTGGGACTTATACACAATATCGGCTACGTGGTGCTGCTGGTCAATTTTCAGGATCGTTTCCAGGAATTCTTCACCCGTGACGATGAACAGGATTTGCCCTCCTTCTTCGAGGAAGAGCGTCTCTGGTTTGACGGATTCGATCATTTTTCAGCAGGCCATGCGGTGCTCAAAACCTGGGGTTTCCCTTTGCCCCTCTGCGAAGTCGTCGCCCAATACGGCTTTGAAAACCACGTTTTCAAAGGCCGCTATCCTGAGCTGCACAATCTGCTTCGCCTCTCCAGGCACGTGATCATGATAACGGAATCCAATTTCCACCCCAAAAAACCTGCTGATTTCTGGTTGAACGGGACAGAGCTGCCATCGGCGGAAGTCGATTACGAGCAGATCATTGACGACGTGCGCCAGTGCGTCCAAAGCATCGAGGGGGCATTCGCATGA
- a CDS encoding pyridoxal phosphate-dependent aminotransferase, which yields MRRDIEHVGWGKLTYEIRAIVAVAQDLRNLGLEITWENIGDPIEKGEQVPGWIKEIIAGLAMQDKTYGYCATQGVLETREFVAQLVNKRGSYQVTADDIIFFNGLGDAVAKIFGFLKREARVIGPSPAYSTHSSAEAAHSGYEHLTYELDPNNGWMPDLVDLENKVRYNDSIAGILFINPDNPTGAVYPCELIEKIVDIARRYNVFVLADEIYANIVYSGHPTCSLSEVIGEVPGMALRGISKEYPWPGGRCGWIEVYNKDKNPDFRAYIRSLLNAKMLEVCSTSLPQLSIPPIMGDPRYPAHLDARRRMFEYRAQEAWEAFQGVKGVKVIKPQGAFYMSVMFEDGVLNGKQTLEIGNPKVKAHIEEIVQGVEVDKRFVYYLLGATGICVVPLTGFCCNRKGFRVTLLETDDAKRLQTWRTIVDAITRYLASA from the coding sequence ATGCGCAGAGACATCGAACATGTGGGTTGGGGAAAACTGACCTATGAAATCAGGGCGATAGTGGCCGTGGCTCAGGATCTTCGCAACCTGGGCCTTGAGATTACCTGGGAAAACATCGGCGACCCCATCGAGAAGGGCGAGCAGGTTCCCGGCTGGATCAAGGAGATCATCGCCGGTCTTGCCATGCAAGACAAGACCTATGGCTATTGCGCCACGCAGGGCGTGCTTGAGACCCGCGAATTCGTGGCCCAGCTGGTCAACAAGCGGGGCAGCTATCAGGTCACGGCCGACGATATCATATTTTTCAACGGACTTGGCGACGCAGTGGCCAAGATTTTCGGCTTCCTGAAGCGCGAAGCCCGGGTCATCGGGCCGTCTCCGGCCTATTCCACCCACTCGTCGGCCGAAGCCGCGCATTCCGGTTACGAGCACCTGACCTACGAGCTCGACCCGAACAACGGCTGGATGCCGGATCTGGTCGATCTGGAGAACAAGGTCCGCTACAACGATTCCATCGCGGGCATCCTGTTCATCAATCCCGACAATCCGACGGGCGCGGTCTATCCATGCGAACTGATTGAAAAGATCGTGGACATCGCCCGGCGCTACAATGTTTTCGTCCTGGCCGACGAAATCTATGCCAACATCGTCTACAGCGGTCATCCGACCTGCAGTCTGTCCGAGGTCATCGGCGAGGTTCCCGGCATGGCCCTGCGCGGCATTTCCAAGGAATATCCCTGGCCGGGCGGGCGCTGCGGCTGGATCGAAGTCTACAACAAGGACAAGAATCCGGATTTTCGCGCCTACATCAGGAGCCTCTTGAACGCCAAGATGCTTGAGGTCTGCTCCACCAGTCTGCCCCAGCTTTCCATTCCGCCGATCATGGGCGACCCGCGGTATCCGGCCCACCTCGACGCCCGGCGCAGGATGTTCGAATACCGCGCCCAGGAGGCCTGGGAAGCGTTCCAGGGCGTGAAAGGGGTCAAGGTCATCAAACCCCAGGGCGCCTTCTACATGTCGGTCATGTTCGAGGATGGGGTTTTAAACGGCAAGCAGACCCTTGAAATCGGGAACCCCAAGGTGAAGGCCCACATCGAGGAGATCGTGCAGGGAGTGGAAGTGGACAAGCGTTTCGTCTACTACCTGCTCGGCGCCACCGGCATCTGCGTGGTGCCACTGACAGGCTTCTGCTGCAATCGCAAGGGCTTCCGCGTCACGCTCCTGGAGACCGACGACGCCAAGCGGCTGCAAACCTGGCGGACCATCGTCGACGCCATCACCCGTTACTTGGCCTCGGCCTGA
- a CDS encoding nitrite and sulfite reductase 4Fe-4S subunit — protein sequence MKAQLPAHTLKVCRGAAQCPHAVLGRDLTTELEAVIAASGWSGFLAGMNRPIRHHHQFRMAVASCPNGCSQPHIADFGLIAFARIGALPERCSGCGHCVAVCAEKALHLEDAIRLDVSRCLGCAACARVCADKALRVDETGYRVLLGGKLGRHPRLAHELGLYSLPQALEILGNVLNVLMEQRRPGLRLGELIEKFGREEFDRRVRP from the coding sequence ATGAAAGCCCAGCTCCCTGCTCATACGCTCAAAGTCTGCCGTGGCGCTGCCCAATGCCCGCATGCGGTCCTTGGCCGGGATCTGACCACCGAACTCGAAGCGGTGATCGCCGCCTCCGGCTGGTCCGGATTTCTGGCCGGCATGAATCGCCCCATCCGCCATCATCATCAGTTCAGGATGGCCGTGGCGTCCTGTCCCAACGGCTGCTCCCAGCCGCATATCGCGGATTTCGGGCTCATCGCCTTCGCGCGCATCGGGGCCTTGCCGGAGCGCTGCTCGGGCTGCGGCCATTGTGTCGCCGTCTGCGCGGAAAAGGCCCTGCATCTGGAAGACGCCATCCGGCTTGATGTCTCGCGCTGCCTGGGGTGCGCCGCGTGCGCGCGGGTCTGCGCGGACAAGGCCCTGCGTGTGGATGAGACTGGTTACCGAGTGCTCCTGGGCGGCAAACTCGGCCGCCACCCGCGCCTGGCCCATGAACTGGGATTATACAGCCTGCCCCAGGCGCTTGAAATTCTCGGCAATGTTTTAAACGTGCTCATGGAGCAACGGCGACCAGGACTGCGCCTGGGCGAACTCATCGAAAAATTCGGGCGAGAGGAATTCGACCGGCGGGTGCGGCCATGA
- a CDS encoding SlyX family protein, producing MEDIEIKYIYLQKTVDDLNVVVIEQQKEIRELKATLMLLGKKLQDISSMEPFDPDEKPPHY from the coding sequence ATGGAAGATATTGAAATAAAGTATATATATTTGCAAAAAACGGTTGATGATCTGAACGTGGTTGTCATAGAACAACAAAAGGAAATTCGGGAGCTCAAAGCCACGCTGATGCTTTTGGGCAAAAAGCTCCAAGACATCTCTTCCATGGAGCCTTTCGATCCCGATGAAAAACCACCCCACTACTGA
- a CDS encoding HDOD domain-containing protein, whose protein sequence is MDTSFSHHEPDPGHLKNASVEDRSLRSILQQIEALPSLPAVANTILGLVLTKDFDHSKLARIIETDPAMTVKVLEHANSATYASRGQVVQVEQGLNRLGSKVTQTLMLSMLIKDSLIKGDKKSEAIQTAHWKHSLATAVFASLIAAKASPALAGEAFGAGIMHDIGGIFLQLHLQEQYVQVTERMEELYEPVLEAEQQVFKTDHTAVGRWIAEKWKLPQSMTDAIWLHHHTAAALETFKDNTRLVAIVALANILAHSTLMDSPRVMAREKQRQLGLQEVLGLGDKEMQAILTAFAPAFAERAEPFELDGDQVGLFLSSLQKANQQLMRMSLDLELANGRLEDAHRFTSMGSTVGLKMSKARTPDEVFESAAMCMHDSVGVRGGFVYWIVPAERIMQGLVWNGNGHRRVISYPLEGDGLPALNGGTSLPDNLKAILLTHHERHEGASLMDRELRLKQFFVVRGYCLFPLVGSDFTGEICILRSGDRPSKMTPQEYMGYSQVSCVASASLDRVRLFDSLQLRADELSLALWKNQQINLQLLQTERLAAVGQLAAGAAHEINNPLAIISARTQLLESRENDEKKRRDLHQISEQIERISSILQSLMGFARPNAPQVINLDINSLLLKIIGLVESIFQTHRIPIVQSLAPDLPLILADANQLEQVFLNLVINAQHAMEKEGGVLTVSSAFMPDGKRISISVRDTGTGISPENLSRIFDPFFSTKSEGKGTGLGLSTAYGIVTNHYGEIKVISTPGQGTEMIVVLPVSTPVTLPEKPVVRLETECAMPTATKGHRILVVDDEQHIRDILSETLREAGYVVETAPNGDEGVRKLRSGSFDLILLDIRMPIHSGLDVLKLLRRNGGAPPVIIITGLASSEELEEALRLGAAKCIRKPFHLKTLLSDISGILHSGCPANN, encoded by the coding sequence GTGGACACCTCTTTTTCTCATCATGAGCCAGACCCGGGGCATTTGAAAAATGCTTCTGTCGAGGACCGGTCCCTGCGTTCCATCCTGCAACAGATCGAAGCGCTTCCATCTCTTCCCGCCGTCGCCAATACCATCCTGGGGCTGGTTCTGACCAAGGACTTCGACCATTCCAAACTGGCGCGCATCATCGAGACCGACCCCGCCATGACCGTCAAGGTTCTTGAGCACGCAAACAGCGCTACCTATGCCAGCCGTGGGCAGGTGGTCCAGGTGGAGCAAGGGCTCAATCGTCTGGGCAGCAAAGTGACGCAGACGCTCATGCTCTCCATGCTCATCAAGGATTCCCTGATCAAGGGCGACAAGAAGTCCGAAGCGATTCAGACCGCGCACTGGAAACACAGCCTGGCCACGGCCGTATTCGCCTCCCTCATCGCGGCCAAGGCGTCTCCCGCCCTGGCCGGCGAAGCCTTTGGCGCGGGCATCATGCATGATATCGGCGGGATTTTCCTGCAGCTGCATCTTCAGGAACAGTATGTTCAGGTCACGGAGCGGATGGAGGAATTGTACGAGCCCGTCCTTGAGGCTGAGCAACAGGTCTTCAAAACCGATCATACCGCCGTCGGCCGCTGGATTGCCGAGAAATGGAAACTGCCCCAGTCCATGACCGACGCCATCTGGCTGCATCATCATACGGCTGCGGCCCTGGAAACCTTCAAGGACAACACCCGCCTTGTGGCCATCGTGGCCCTGGCCAACATTCTGGCGCATTCGACCCTCATGGACTCGCCTCGGGTCATGGCCCGCGAAAAGCAGCGTCAGCTTGGCCTGCAGGAAGTGCTGGGCCTTGGCGACAAAGAGATGCAGGCGATTCTGACCGCCTTTGCCCCGGCCTTTGCCGAGAGGGCCGAACCTTTCGAGCTGGACGGCGATCAGGTCGGCCTTTTTCTTTCATCTCTGCAAAAGGCCAATCAGCAGCTCATGCGCATGAGCCTTGATCTGGAACTGGCCAACGGCCGACTGGAGGACGCTCACCGCTTCACGAGCATGGGCTCCACGGTGGGGCTCAAGATGAGCAAAGCCAGGACCCCGGACGAAGTTTTCGAATCAGCGGCCATGTGCATGCATGACAGTGTCGGAGTTCGTGGCGGTTTTGTATACTGGATCGTCCCTGCCGAGCGCATTATGCAGGGTCTGGTCTGGAACGGTAACGGCCACCGGCGTGTCATCTCCTATCCGCTGGAAGGTGACGGCCTGCCGGCCTTGAATGGCGGGACCAGTCTGCCCGACAACCTGAAGGCCATTCTGCTGACGCATCACGAACGTCACGAAGGCGCTTCCCTCATGGACCGGGAGCTCAGGCTCAAGCAATTTTTCGTGGTGCGAGGATATTGCCTCTTTCCCCTTGTCGGCAGTGATTTCACCGGCGAGATTTGCATCCTGCGCTCGGGCGACCGGCCGTCCAAGATGACCCCCCAGGAATACATGGGGTATTCCCAGGTCTCGTGCGTGGCTTCGGCCTCGCTTGACCGGGTACGGCTCTTCGACAGCCTGCAACTGCGCGCCGACGAGCTGTCCCTGGCCCTGTGGAAGAACCAGCAGATCAACCTGCAGCTCCTGCAGACCGAGCGGCTGGCGGCGGTGGGGCAACTGGCGGCAGGCGCGGCCCATGAGATCAACAACCCCCTGGCTATCATCTCCGCGCGCACCCAATTGCTGGAAAGCCGTGAAAACGACGAGAAGAAGCGCCGGGACCTGCACCAGATCTCCGAACAGATCGAACGCATCTCGTCCATCCTGCAGAGCCTCATGGGCTTTGCCAGACCCAATGCGCCCCAAGTCATCAATCTGGACATCAATTCCCTGTTGCTCAAGATCATCGGCCTAGTGGAATCAATTTTCCAAACCCACCGCATCCCCATCGTTCAGAGCCTTGCCCCGGACCTGCCGCTCATCCTGGCCGACGCCAATCAATTGGAGCAGGTTTTTCTGAATCTGGTCATAAATGCCCAGCACGCAATGGAGAAAGAAGGCGGGGTGCTGACCGTAAGCTCCGCCTTCATGCCCGACGGAAAGCGCATCAGCATCTCCGTCAGGGATACCGGCACGGGCATTTCGCCGGAAAATCTTTCGCGCATCTTCGATCCCTTCTTCTCCACCAAGTCCGAAGGAAAGGGCACGGGGCTGGGGCTGTCCACGGCATATGGCATCGTCACCAACCATTATGGCGAGATCAAGGTGATCAGCACGCCGGGTCAGGGCACGGAAATGATCGTCGTACTGCCGGTGTCCACGCCGGTGACCCTTCCTGAAAAGCCGGTCGTGCGCCTGGAGACCGAATGCGCCATGCCAACGGCGACCAAAGGGCACAGAATTCTGGTCGTCGATGACGAACAGCACATTCGCGACATTCTCTCCGAAACCCTGCGCGAGGCCGGTTATGTTGTCGAAACCGCGCCCAACGGAGATGAAGGTGTCCGTAAATTGCGTTCGGGTTCTTTCGATCTGATTCTGCTCGACATCCGCATGCCCATCCATTCCGGGCTCGACGTGTTGAAGCTGCTGCGTCGCAACGGCGGCGCTCCGCCCGTAATAATCATTACGGGCCTTGCTTCTTCCGAGGAGTTGGAAGAAGCCTTGCGTCTTGGTGCAGCCAAGTGTATACGCAAGCCCTTTCATTTGAAGACCCTGCTGTCCGACATCTCCGGTATTTTACATTCGGGCTGTCCCGCGAACAATTAA
- the pcnB gene encoding polynucleotide adenylyltransferase PcnB, whose protein sequence is MTSVIIPRSEHSVSRQNIHPDALKVMYRLVRKGFTAYLVGGGVRDLLLGRTPKDFDVSTNATPSQIKKIFQNYFLIGRRFRLAHIRFDDHVIETSTFRRCPDQEEENGDEDLYMLRDNCYGTPEEDALRRDFTINGLFYEVERFSIIDHVGGLSDIENRLIRCIGDPNIRFREDPVRMIRAVRFAARLDFHIEPATYNAIMRHHEEILKASPPRVFEELQKLFAYGSGEKAVRLLYKTGLLHNLLPEIADFLDHDHGQDSILWTWLEHLDRRIRTVGKVEPVLVFAALFSAPVRHIAARYEADGERVVYNAMLEDLLQPICVRMSMPKWMCSRMIQIMANQTRFEPDKKKRFSKRGFVAHECFPETLALYQLGLLVSGADLGPAEMWGSLRSEMEAENPQVLRTDPRGQQGRPPRKRPPRRRRR, encoded by the coding sequence ATGACTTCAGTTATAATTCCCCGATCGGAACATTCTGTTTCCCGCCAAAACATCCATCCCGATGCGCTCAAGGTCATGTACCGTCTGGTGCGCAAGGGTTTTACCGCCTATCTGGTGGGCGGCGGTGTTCGCGACCTGCTGCTTGGACGCACGCCCAAGGATTTTGACGTCAGCACCAACGCAACGCCAAGCCAGATCAAGAAGATCTTCCAGAACTACTTTTTGATCGGACGACGGTTCCGCCTGGCTCACATCCGATTCGACGATCACGTCATCGAAACCTCGACCTTTCGGCGCTGTCCGGACCAGGAAGAGGAGAACGGCGATGAAGATTTGTACATGCTGCGCGACAACTGTTACGGCACGCCCGAGGAAGACGCCCTGCGCCGTGATTTCACCATCAACGGCCTGTTCTACGAGGTCGAGCGCTTCTCCATCATCGACCACGTCGGGGGCCTCTCCGACATAGAGAACCGCCTTATCCGCTGCATCGGCGACCCGAACATCCGCTTCCGGGAAGACCCGGTGCGCATGATCCGGGCCGTGCGTTTCGCCGCGCGACTTGATTTTCATATCGAGCCCGCGACCTACAACGCCATCATGCGCCACCACGAGGAAATCCTCAAAGCCTCGCCGCCCCGTGTTTTCGAGGAACTGCAGAAGCTTTTCGCCTACGGCTCCGGGGAAAAAGCCGTCCGCCTGCTCTACAAGACCGGGCTGCTGCACAACCTGTTGCCCGAGATTGCGGACTTTCTCGATCACGATCACGGACAGGATTCGATCCTGTGGACGTGGCTTGAGCATCTGGACCGCCGTATCAGAACCGTGGGCAAGGTCGAGCCGGTGCTGGTTTTCGCCGCCCTTTTTTCCGCGCCGGTGCGGCATATCGCGGCCCGATACGAGGCCGACGGCGAGCGGGTGGTCTACAACGCCATGCTTGAGGATCTTTTGCAGCCCATCTGCGTGCGCATGAGCATGCCCAAATGGATGTGTTCACGCATGATTCAGATCATGGCCAATCAGACCCGTTTCGAGCCGGACAAGAAAAAGCGTTTTTCCAAGCGCGGCTTCGTGGCCCACGAGTGCTTTCCCGAAACCCTGGCCCTTTATCAGCTCGGTCTGCTGGTCAGCGGGGCGGATCTGGGACCGGCGGAAATGTGGGGCAGTCTGCGCAGCGAAATGGAAGCGGAAAACCCCCAGGTTCTGCGCACGGATCCACGGGGACAGCAGGGCCGTCCGCCGCGCAAGCGTCCGCCCCGCAGACGTCGCAGATGA
- the murI gene encoding glutamate racemase, whose product MYESECTLPIGVFDSGIGGLTVLKALTEALPKESFLYLGDTARLPYGTKSAKSVTRYVLQTTALLKARGIKLLVIACNTATGVSLEALQEAYPELPVIGVIRPGAEAACRSSRNGRIGVIGTESTVNARGYEREILRIRPDAQVFAQACPLFVPLAEEGWCDGQIASLVAERYLGGLVRDTGIDTLVLGCTHFPVLADAIQDVVGPDVTLVDSARTTAEFVQDMLERRDICSTTKERCLTFLATDGARRFARVGGVFMHHPLDPADVEIVDL is encoded by the coding sequence ATGTACGAATCCGAATGCACTCTGCCCATCGGGGTTTTTGATTCCGGCATCGGCGGACTGACCGTGCTGAAGGCGCTGACCGAAGCGTTGCCCAAAGAGAGTTTTCTCTATCTCGGGGACACGGCGCGTCTGCCTTACGGCACCAAAAGCGCCAAGTCCGTGACGCGCTACGTGCTGCAAACCACGGCTCTGCTCAAAGCCAGGGGCATCAAGCTTCTAGTCATCGCCTGCAACACGGCCACGGGCGTGTCCCTGGAAGCCTTGCAGGAGGCCTATCCGGAACTGCCGGTCATCGGCGTCATCCGCCCCGGAGCTGAAGCGGCCTGCCGGTCGAGCAGAAATGGCCGCATCGGGGTCATCGGCACGGAGAGCACCGTAAACGCCCGTGGGTATGAGCGCGAAATCCTGCGCATCCGGCCTGACGCCCAGGTTTTCGCCCAGGCCTGCCCGCTTTTCGTGCCCCTGGCCGAAGAAGGGTGGTGCGATGGGCAGATCGCAAGCCTTGTGGCCGAGCGCTATCTGGGCGGCCTGGTCAGGGATACCGGCATCGACACGCTGGTGCTCGGCTGCACCCACTTCCCGGTTCTGGCCGATGCCATCCAGGATGTCGTGGGCCCGGACGTGACCCTGGTCGACTCCGCCCGCACCACGGCGGAATTCGTGCAGGACATGCTGGAGCGCCGCGACATCTGCTCGACCACGAAAGAGCGCTGCCTGACCTTTCTGGCCACGGACGGCGCCAGACGCTTTGCCAGGGTCGGCGGGGTGTTCATGCATCATCCGCTCGATCCTGCCGATGTGGAGATCGTGGATCTCTGA
- a CDS encoding NUDIX hydrolase translates to MTEGCNPRWLDWAREIQSLAQTGLAFTKSPYDRASFSRLSDIAAEILAEHSQLDAQAVKRAFSLEPGYATPKVDVRAAVVRDGRILLVRESADGKWAMPGGWSDVGDRPSETAERETLEESGFVVRTTKLVGAFDANRGEKASMFFHAVKLIFLCELLGGEARGSLETLEVDFFDFADLPPLSMQRTNQRHLEEVRAHLRDPLRPAAFD, encoded by the coding sequence GTGACCGAAGGTTGCAACCCGCGCTGGCTGGATTGGGCGCGAGAGATTCAATCCCTGGCGCAGACAGGTCTGGCCTTTACCAAAAGCCCCTATGACCGGGCGAGTTTCAGCCGCCTGTCGGACATCGCGGCGGAAATTTTGGCGGAACACTCGCAGCTTGACGCCCAGGCCGTGAAGCGAGCCTTTTCCCTGGAACCGGGTTACGCAACGCCCAAGGTCGATGTGCGCGCGGCGGTGGTGCGTGACGGACGCATCCTCTTGGTGCGGGAAAGTGCCGACGGAAAATGGGCCATGCCTGGCGGCTGGTCCGACGTGGGCGACCGCCCCTCGGAAACGGCCGAACGCGAAACTCTTGAAGAGAGCGGCTTCGTGGTGCGGACCACGAAACTCGTCGGTGCCTTCGACGCCAACCGGGGCGAGAAGGCCAGCATGTTTTTTCACGCCGTGAAATTGATTTTCCTCTGCGAACTTCTCGGGGGAGAGGCCAGAGGCAGCCTGGAAACCCTGGAGGTCGATTTTTTCGACTTTGCCGACCTGCCGCCCCTGTCCATGCAACGAACCAACCAGCGCCACCTGGAGGAAGTCCGCGCCCATCTGCGCGATCCCCTGCGGCCGGCTGCTTTTGATTGA
- a CDS encoding P-loop NTPase — protein sequence MQHSPSTAKPRTRHTRILALASGKGGTGKTTVAVNLALALNRAGHTVCLLDADFGLSNAEVHLGLPSPLHTLENVLFDSMPLEDCLVPVRPGFDLLSGSNGVARMAELDVANRKRLVAEFSALSGYDFLILDNSPGISAQVVSLCLATREIILVVNPEASALVDAYALIKVLKENGLWWPPLVLVNRSESGVQARQVFTRFQETVEQFLGLKPLFLGAVPMDDAARKMTALGKPFVTLRDDLPASQAIMSIAKILAERLNKDWAKNKPADFFENVVVRMKQRPDFGLSQIAANSSAPTNDTTQPDVYMELVAMLDKASRLCEKLLENPAYAFVRDRFGLVRLAMDNFLNPLDRLRKPRGILKPRILVLSNHEQMRTMLGEIVAEVGYEGEAFAPGHGDFLKFRDTCNLILVSCDRPEALIRSCLLQIPEVPLILLTGFGNSSLETEFRHRTVAVVPRPFHINELRTILQSALR from the coding sequence ATGCAGCACTCGCCGTCAACCGCAAAGCCCAGGACCCGTCACACCCGCATCCTGGCCCTGGCCAGTGGCAAGGGCGGGACAGGGAAAACCACCGTGGCCGTCAATCTGGCCCTGGCGCTCAATCGCGCCGGGCACACGGTTTGTCTGCTCGACGCCGATTTCGGCCTGTCCAACGCGGAAGTGCATCTGGGGCTGCCGTCTCCTCTCCACACGCTTGAAAACGTCCTCTTTGACTCCATGCCTCTGGAAGACTGTCTTGTTCCCGTGCGACCCGGGTTTGATCTTCTCTCCGGCAGCAACGGCGTGGCCCGCATGGCCGAACTTGACGTGGCGAACCGCAAGCGACTGGTGGCCGAATTTTCCGCGCTCTCCGGGTACGATTTCCTCATTCTCGACAATTCGCCGGGCATCTCCGCCCAGGTGGTCTCCTTGTGTCTGGCCACGCGCGAGATCATTCTGGTGGTCAATCCCGAGGCCAGCGCCCTGGTCGACGCCTACGCCCTGATCAAGGTGCTCAAGGAAAACGGGCTGTGGTGGCCGCCGCTGGTCCTGGTCAACCGCTCGGAATCGGGAGTGCAGGCCAGACAGGTCTTCACCCGATTTCAGGAGACGGTGGAGCAGTTCCTGGGTCTCAAACCCCTTTTTCTGGGCGCGGTACCCATGGACGACGCGGCCCGGAAAATGACGGCTCTGGGCAAGCCCTTTGTGACCCTGCGCGACGATCTGCCCGCAAGCCAGGCGATCATGTCCATCGCCAAGATCCTGGCCGAACGCCTGAACAAGGATTGGGCCAAAAACAAGCCCGCGGATTTTTTTGAGAACGTCGTGGTGCGCATGAAGCAGCGTCCGGATTTCGGCTTAAGCCAGATCGCCGCCAATTCCAGCGCCCCCACCAATGATACCACCCAGCCCGACGTGTACATGGAGCTGGTGGCCATGCTCGACAAGGCCTCGCGCCTCTGCGAAAAGCTGCTTGAAAATCCGGCCTATGCCTTTGTGCGGGACCGTTTCGGCCTGGTGCGTCTGGCCATGGACAATTTTCTGAATCCCCTCGACCGACTGCGCAAGCCCCGCGGAATCCTGAAACCGCGCATCCTGGTACTCAGCAACCACGAACAGATGCGGACCATGCTTGGTGAAATCGTGGCGGAGGTCGGCTACGAGGGCGAAGCCTTCGCGCCCGGACACGGAGATTTCCTCAAATTCCGCGACACCTGCAATTTGATCCTGGTCTCCTGCGATCGCCCCGAGGCCCTGATCCGTTCCTGCCTGCTCCAGATCCCAGAGGTCCCCCTTATTCTCCTGACGGGATTCGGCAACTCGTCACTGGAGACGGAATTCCGCCACCGGACCGTGGCCGTGGTGCCCAGACCCTTTCATATCAACGAATTGCGCACCATTCTGCAGTCCGCCTTACGCTAG